A genomic region of Runella rosea contains the following coding sequences:
- a CDS encoding OmpA family protein, whose protein sequence is MQKHTFISGLAFVGLMAILTACNSTQSIFKQGVRKFDNGEYSLAIKDLQTAVTAGYELGRANYLIAESFRMSNRFELAVPYYQKALENGITNPEAPFNYAFALKAAGKYAEAAAQLEKYIASNPTNKVATEKANRELYTLKAIEIIQQKKTFYLVKNLDKLNTSGAEFSPFVKDEDLIFAATRKATLYKNNGMPMTGIYKVKLAENYDETGGEPEVFSPALFLEGVNEANVTFTKDGKTVVFARGNTGKKKGAADVDLYLSRFASNKWTEPRLIPVSDSAAWDGSPAFSRDGRTLYFCSNRPGGVGGIDIYRANMDASGRFSKPVNMGKDINTPGDEMFPYVGPDAKLYFASDGHPGLGKLDLFVATRSQGVITIENLGAPINSRFDDFGLVYADEEMKYGFFSSNREGGKGDDDIYTFEDESVGLDSNQIAELEKLPLDDPRRRTVGKPEPPKIVNYYLAGTVASNETPAALLDSVIVKIFEISADSLVGQGVSTGGGVFGTFPLEEGKDYSLLVEKRGYITKREPFTMAGKAIPQIFRKKLTMDTTFYVALKLDRLSLNKTFVLENIYYDLNKFNIRPDAAVELDKLVQILNDNPTVNIELSSHTDARDTDAYNKKLSQNRAQSAVDYIASKGIARERMVAKGYGETQLVIKDAKTEEEHQKNRRTEFTILSY, encoded by the coding sequence ATGCAAAAGCATACATTCATATCCGGCTTGGCCTTTGTGGGTTTAATGGCCATTTTGACCGCGTGTAATTCTACACAATCTATTTTTAAACAGGGAGTTCGCAAGTTTGACAACGGTGAATACAGCCTGGCAATTAAGGATTTACAGACGGCAGTTACCGCTGGTTACGAACTTGGTCGTGCCAATTATCTCATTGCCGAATCGTTTCGCATGTCGAATCGTTTTGAGTTGGCGGTTCCGTATTATCAAAAAGCCTTAGAAAACGGGATAACCAATCCAGAAGCCCCCTTTAATTATGCCTTTGCGCTCAAAGCCGCAGGCAAGTACGCCGAAGCCGCCGCTCAACTCGAAAAATACATTGCGAGCAATCCTACCAATAAAGTAGCGACCGAAAAAGCAAACCGAGAGTTGTATACCCTCAAAGCAATTGAGATCATTCAACAGAAAAAGACCTTTTATCTGGTCAAAAACTTGGATAAACTTAATACTTCTGGCGCAGAATTTTCGCCTTTTGTGAAAGATGAAGACCTGATTTTTGCCGCTACCCGCAAAGCGACCTTGTACAAAAACAACGGGATGCCGATGACGGGAATTTATAAAGTAAAATTGGCCGAAAACTATGACGAAACAGGCGGCGAGCCAGAGGTGTTCAGTCCAGCCTTGTTTTTGGAGGGAGTCAATGAAGCCAACGTTACGTTTACCAAGGACGGGAAAACCGTTGTATTTGCTCGCGGAAATACGGGTAAAAAGAAAGGAGCCGCTGATGTAGATTTGTATCTGAGCCGCTTTGCGAGTAATAAATGGACCGAGCCGCGCCTGATTCCAGTCAGTGATTCAGCCGCTTGGGACGGAAGCCCTGCCTTTTCGCGCGATGGACGGACTTTGTATTTCTGCTCCAATCGTCCCGGTGGCGTAGGAGGAATCGATATTTATCGAGCCAATATGGATGCCTCTGGGCGTTTCAGTAAGCCGGTAAATATGGGTAAAGATATTAACACGCCTGGCGATGAGATGTTTCCGTACGTAGGCCCTGATGCGAAACTGTATTTCGCGTCTGACGGTCACCCGGGCTTAGGCAAACTGGATTTATTTGTGGCAACGCGTTCTCAAGGGGTAATTACCATTGAAAACCTCGGTGCCCCCATCAATTCCCGCTTTGACGATTTTGGATTAGTGTATGCCGATGAAGAAATGAAATACGGTTTCTTCTCTTCCAACCGCGAAGGAGGAAAGGGAGATGACGATATTTATACCTTTGAAGATGAAAGCGTAGGGTTGGATTCTAATCAAATTGCCGAGCTTGAAAAATTACCACTGGACGACCCTCGTCGCCGAACGGTTGGCAAGCCCGAGCCGCCTAAAATCGTCAATTACTACTTGGCAGGAACGGTTGCTTCCAACGAAACACCAGCCGCTTTGCTCGATTCGGTCATTGTAAAAATATTTGAAATCAGCGCAGATAGCTTGGTAGGCCAAGGCGTTTCAACAGGTGGTGGTGTGTTTGGTACGTTTCCGCTGGAAGAAGGAAAAGATTATTCGTTGTTGGTTGAAAAGCGGGGATATATCACTAAACGCGAGCCATTTACGATGGCTGGCAAGGCAATTCCGCAGATTTTCCGTAAGAAGCTAACTATGGACACTACCTTTTATGTAGCGCTGAAATTGGATCGTCTGTCGTTGAATAAAACGTTTGTGTTGGAAAATATCTACTATGACCTTAACAAGTTCAACATCAGGCCCGATGCGGCGGTTGAACTGGATAAGTTGGTACAAATCCTGAATGATAATCCAACCGTAAACATTGAGCTAAGCTCCCACACAGATGCACGCGATACGGATGCGTATAATAAGAAGCTTTCTCAAAATAGGGCACAGTCGGCGGTGGATTACATTGCTTCCAAAGGTATAGCACGTGAACGAATGGTGGCTAAAGGATACGGAGAAACTCAGTTGGTAATCAAAGATGCGAAGACCGAAGAGGAGCACCAGAAAAACCGTCGTACCGAGTTTACGATTTTGAGTTATTAA
- a CDS encoding inorganic phosphate transporter translates to MFGLETDIFILLCICILCACAFEFVNGFHDTANAVATVIYTNSLKPTTAVIWSGFCNFLGVILGGIAVAMGIVNLLPVELLIDQNVYHSIAMVLALLLSAIIWNFGTWYFGLPSSSSHTLIGSILGVGLAFSVMPEATDGAGVNWGKATEIFGSLLLSPLVGFSLAVILMFVLRRALSKEAREQVFSEPKKNQKPPLWIRIVLIVTCTGVSFFHGNNDGQKGVGLVMLILIGIVPTYFALNNEVDPKSLKQNLVTIEQTLAKIDTTLLGIEEKKQLSKIRSSSNDLNTLVAHTTEGKIRQDERLNARRDILVINSNLKKLTESASANLSEQDKASIKENTDDKKGLRRYTDYAPFWVVLMISLSLGLGTMVGWKRIVVTVGEKIGKSHLTYAQGASAELVAASTIGLASGLGLPVSTTHMLSSGIAGTMVASKGIKNLQAKTVRNILLAWVLTLPVSIFLSFTLYVFFRWIL, encoded by the coding sequence ATGTTTGGCTTAGAAACAGACATTTTTATTCTTCTCTGTATTTGCATTTTATGCGCCTGCGCTTTTGAATTTGTTAATGGTTTTCACGATACCGCCAACGCCGTCGCCACCGTTATTTACACCAATTCCCTCAAACCCACCACCGCCGTTATCTGGTCGGGTTTCTGTAATTTTTTGGGGGTTATCTTGGGAGGGATTGCCGTGGCAATGGGAATTGTGAACCTTTTGCCCGTTGAGTTGCTCATTGACCAAAATGTATATCACAGTATCGCTATGGTGCTTGCGTTGTTATTGAGCGCCATCATCTGGAATTTTGGGACTTGGTATTTCGGATTGCCTTCTTCTAGTTCTCACACGTTGATTGGCTCTATTTTGGGGGTAGGTTTGGCGTTTTCGGTGATGCCCGAAGCCACCGACGGGGCAGGAGTAAACTGGGGCAAAGCCACCGAAATTTTTGGGTCTCTATTGTTATCGCCGCTGGTTGGGTTTAGTTTGGCCGTTATTCTCATGTTTGTATTGCGGCGTGCCCTGAGCAAAGAAGCCCGTGAACAAGTATTTAGTGAACCAAAAAAGAACCAAAAGCCGCCGTTGTGGATTCGGATTGTGCTGATTGTAACATGTACAGGGGTAAGTTTTTTCCATGGTAACAACGACGGTCAGAAAGGGGTGGGGTTGGTCATGCTAATTTTGATTGGTATTGTACCCACGTATTTTGCGCTTAACAATGAAGTAGATCCTAAGTCACTGAAGCAAAACTTGGTGACTATCGAACAAACGCTGGCGAAAATTGATACTACATTACTGGGAATCGAAGAAAAAAAACAACTCTCAAAAATCAGAAGTAGCAGCAATGACCTTAATACCTTAGTGGCACACACCACAGAAGGGAAAATACGGCAGGATGAGCGCCTGAATGCGCGCCGCGACATATTGGTGATTAACAGTAATTTGAAAAAACTGACAGAAAGTGCTTCGGCTAACCTTAGTGAGCAGGATAAAGCGTCCATCAAAGAAAATACGGATGATAAAAAAGGCCTGCGGCGATATACTGATTATGCACCTTTTTGGGTCGTTCTGATGATTTCACTTTCGTTGGGTTTGGGTACGATGGTGGGTTGGAAACGTATTGTTGTGACCGTGGGCGAAAAAATAGGTAAGTCGCATCTTACCTATGCGCAGGGAGCATCGGCAGAGCTGGTAGCTGCCAGTACCATAGGCTTGGCTTCTGGGTTGGGACTTCCCGTGAGCACTACCCACATGCTCTCGTCGGGGATTGCGGGCACGATGGTGGCCAGCAAAGGAATCAAAAACCTACAAGCCAAAACCGTTCGGAATATTTTGCTTGCGTGGGTTTTGACATTGCCAGTTTCTATTTTTCTGTCGTTTACACTCTACGTATTTTTCCGCTGGATTTTATAA
- a CDS encoding AsmA-like C-terminal region-containing protein, with protein sequence MSFSKTTQIILSLIGALAVLVGGLLTWAYQYRDDAFQYILKEANQNINGRLTARDFGFTPFANGIGFSFSLFDVHLQDTAYTSHRTELLFIQQFTIQVDMKSLFKKEFQIKSVCLKEGKINILVDKEGYSNLSVFRPRDSLSVAKKTDPASLNKVIGNLKDVCFKNVLFSLENIRKDQHIALKAEDLTNYVNRRDTLWELELKGKVYFDEMAFNKKRGAFLSHKPTELDMNMTFSSQTSFLRIFPSKVKVYDDTFELKGSFDFAPQGHAHLEIKTDTIHATRALAIIPKRLADTISRFNILPVVTATVRLDAPLFQRENPMVSIDFQTKTFNYESPMGAILNVVATAHFTNQANPALPASDQNSRLIAKHVTGQLYGNIPLNTFFTVTDFETPFLSMEGNFKADLPQLNSLFDETYFRLNSGKALISYCYTGKMNPIFNEKTNELNGKLDGNAKLENAAFTYFPQRMNFTRMYSSIRFNEKMVDLSYLHFNHRRNKIRISGKVTGLLPYAFNSSDKVNGYIALFTPDLGLDWIRDYNKTISRKNNKLFTKLIAKIASQLELKAVVMAKKVHYRKFEATNVKGHIYFSEKSVKCENVKMHAFGGDFQVTGGIEDFDRPVHRLYARGNVNHADVQKVFYAFENFGQTTISDRNLSGKISTDFTYSSQLTTSFKFVPASMKGRLSFELSNGELNHFEPIQRIQRIFFRKRDFENVRFENIKNQFILQGQELNMEQMKVESSVLTFFVGGTYSFRDKTDLLVQVPLSNLKRSNDDTIMHNLNGNNLVIRALDEKGEIKLKYQLDWRKKLRRADRPESSPFN encoded by the coding sequence ATGTCTTTTTCCAAAACAACTCAAATAATCCTTTCCCTAATTGGCGCGTTAGCGGTTCTAGTGGGAGGTCTGTTGACTTGGGCCTACCAATACCGTGATGATGCTTTTCAGTACATTCTAAAAGAGGCAAATCAAAATATTAATGGTCGGCTGACGGCTCGTGATTTTGGTTTTACTCCTTTTGCTAACGGCATTGGCTTTTCTTTCTCACTTTTTGACGTTCATTTACAAGATACGGCTTATACCAGCCATCGTACAGAACTTCTTTTTATTCAGCAATTTACGATTCAAGTAGATATGAAAAGTCTGTTTAAAAAAGAATTTCAGATTAAATCAGTTTGTTTGAAAGAAGGTAAAATCAATATTCTTGTCGATAAAGAAGGATACAGTAACCTCAGCGTTTTTCGTCCACGAGATAGCTTGTCTGTTGCCAAAAAAACAGACCCTGCATCTCTCAATAAAGTGATTGGAAATTTAAAGGATGTGTGTTTCAAAAACGTGTTATTCTCTTTGGAAAATATCCGCAAAGACCAACACATTGCCTTAAAAGCAGAAGATTTGACCAATTACGTCAACCGGAGGGATACGCTTTGGGAACTGGAGTTGAAAGGGAAAGTCTATTTTGATGAAATGGCGTTCAATAAAAAACGGGGTGCGTTTCTGAGCCATAAACCCACCGAATTGGATATGAACATGACGTTCAGCTCTCAAACGTCCTTTTTGCGCATTTTTCCTTCCAAAGTCAAAGTCTATGACGATACGTTTGAGTTGAAAGGCAGCTTTGATTTTGCGCCTCAGGGCCACGCTCACCTTGAAATTAAGACCGATACGATTCACGCGACACGGGCCCTGGCGATTATCCCTAAACGGCTAGCCGATACAATCAGTCGGTTTAATATTTTGCCCGTCGTAACTGCTACCGTTCGGTTGGATGCACCCTTGTTTCAACGGGAAAACCCGATGGTGTCAATTGATTTCCAGACCAAAACATTTAATTATGAAAGCCCGATGGGCGCTATCCTAAACGTAGTAGCAACGGCGCATTTTACCAATCAGGCCAACCCTGCGCTGCCGGCAAGTGACCAAAACTCCCGCCTGATTGCCAAGCATGTAACGGGCCAGTTGTATGGGAATATCCCGCTGAATACATTTTTTACGGTCACTGATTTTGAGACGCCCTTTCTATCCATGGAAGGTAACTTCAAAGCAGATTTGCCTCAATTAAATTCATTATTTGACGAAACTTACTTTAGATTAAACTCAGGAAAAGCGCTTATTAGCTATTGTTATACGGGCAAAATGAACCCTATTTTTAACGAAAAAACCAATGAATTGAACGGGAAGTTGGACGGGAATGCCAAACTTGAAAATGCGGCTTTTACGTATTTCCCCCAGCGAATGAATTTTACACGTATGTACAGTTCTATCCGATTCAATGAAAAAATGGTCGATTTGTCCTACCTGCATTTTAACCACCGACGTAACAAAATTCGAATAAGTGGCAAAGTGACGGGGCTGTTGCCTTATGCGTTCAATTCGTCCGATAAAGTCAATGGATACATAGCTCTGTTTACGCCAGATTTGGGCTTGGATTGGATTAGGGACTATAACAAAACGATTTCCAGAAAAAACAATAAACTTTTTACCAAATTAATTGCCAAAATCGCGTCACAGCTTGAATTGAAGGCGGTGGTGATGGCTAAAAAAGTGCATTATCGTAAATTTGAAGCTACAAATGTAAAGGGGCACATCTATTTCAGTGAGAAATCAGTAAAATGCGAAAACGTAAAAATGCATGCCTTTGGAGGTGATTTTCAAGTCACTGGAGGAATTGAGGATTTTGACCGTCCAGTGCACCGTCTTTATGCGCGGGGAAATGTAAATCATGCCGACGTCCAAAAGGTTTTTTATGCGTTTGAAAATTTTGGCCAGACCACTATTTCGGACCGTAATCTCAGTGGCAAAATCAGCACTGATTTCACTTATAGCAGTCAACTGACGACTTCATTTAAGTTTGTGCCCGCGAGCATGAAAGGGCGCCTTTCATTTGAGCTTTCCAATGGTGAATTGAATCATTTTGAGCCGATTCAACGGATTCAACGAATCTTTTTCAGAAAAAGAGATTTTGAGAATGTGCGTTTTGAGAACATTAAAAACCAGTTTATTCTTCAGGGGCAAGAGCTAAACATGGAGCAAATGAAAGTGGAATCCAGCGTACTTACCTTTTTTGTGGGAGGCACCTACAGTTTTAGAGATAAAACAGATTTGTTGGTGCAGGTACCGCTAAGCAACCTGAAACGGAGCAACGATGATACCATAATGCATAACTTAAATGGAAATAATTTAGTCATTAGGGCTTTGGACGAAAAAGGGGAAATCAAATTGAAATATCAATTGGATTGGCGCAAGAAGTTAAGACGGGCCGACCGACCAGAGTCATCGCCTTTCAACTAA
- a CDS encoding aldo/keto reductase: MQYRRFGRTDWQVSEIGYGMWGLAGWTGSEENEYNEALNRSVELGCNFFDTAWGYGAGQSERTLGELVKRHPDQRLYLATKIPPKNFKWPSKAEYPLEECFPASHIIEYTEKSLRNLGVETIDLQQFHVWEDHWAQHEEWQKAIEQLTRDGKVLHWGISVNRWEPDNVLNTLKTGLISSVQVIYNIFDQAPEDNLFPLCRELDVAVIARVPFDEGTLTGTMTKETTFPSNDWRATYFVPENLNSSVDHAEALRPLIPSGMTMPEMALRFILSNPDVATTIPGMRKLRNVEANMASSDGTELEAKLLENLKSHRWDRVPTSWSQ; encoded by the coding sequence ATGCAATATAGAAGATTTGGAAGAACTGATTGGCAGGTAAGCGAAATCGGCTACGGAATGTGGGGACTGGCAGGGTGGACTGGCTCCGAAGAAAATGAGTACAATGAGGCGTTGAATCGCTCTGTCGAACTAGGCTGTAACTTCTTTGACACCGCTTGGGGATACGGTGCCGGGCAAAGCGAACGAACCCTCGGCGAACTAGTAAAACGTCACCCAGATCAACGCCTGTACTTGGCTACCAAAATCCCACCCAAAAACTTTAAATGGCCATCCAAAGCGGAATATCCGCTGGAAGAATGCTTTCCAGCCTCACATATTATTGAGTATACCGAAAAAAGCCTTCGGAATCTCGGCGTCGAAACCATTGATTTACAACAGTTTCACGTATGGGAAGACCATTGGGCGCAGCACGAAGAATGGCAAAAAGCGATTGAGCAACTCACCCGCGACGGAAAAGTACTGCACTGGGGCATCAGCGTAAATCGCTGGGAACCCGATAATGTACTGAACACGCTCAAAACAGGGCTTATTTCGTCGGTGCAAGTCATTTATAATATTTTTGACCAAGCGCCAGAAGACAATCTATTTCCGTTATGCCGCGAGTTGGACGTGGCCGTGATTGCCCGCGTGCCATTTGATGAAGGTACGCTCACTGGAACAATGACCAAAGAAACCACGTTCCCATCGAACGATTGGCGGGCCACGTATTTTGTACCCGAAAATCTCAATTCTAGCGTTGACCACGCCGAGGCGCTACGTCCGCTAATTCCATCTGGCATGACCATGCCAGAAATGGCGCTGCGGTTTATTTTAAGTAATCCCGACGTGGCAACCACCATTCCAGGAATGCGCAAACTCCGTAACGTAGAAGCCAATATGGCCTCTTCTGACGGGACGGAATTAGAGGCAAAATTGTTGGAAAACCTCAAAAGCCACCGCTGGGATCGCGTACCGACTAGCTGGAGTCAATAG
- a CDS encoding DUF2254 domain-containing protein: MFFRRIYQFHERIKSNWLWLVLTSYLITAFLTLGLHAWRPGEVGVLLDGFLTALAGILTTIVVTTFSFVFVALQLASVQFSPRIIRSFFEYDQFSRFFLWSFLACVAYLMGLQYFGWSDAALIYPKFGIVGSFYLIIMVFPLFIHHIIGNINASSITHNIALRTVREIDELYDALPPLPETETVIRIRSPISGYLDSLRYQKLAQIFPDDRHIKMEVRPHIGSFVIQGGILAEIKCPSEKKNLFKDLEEEMAACFVVDKFRSYKQDIPFGIRQLVDIAIKAISPAVNDPTTALNCLDYLGTIIEKAALSETVSKEAKLLAEKNIFIREFNFEQLVDLAFDQIYFWGREDYIVVRHIIKTITNLVPFMPTSDRLLVIAHQVDDLELQYLHTITTDSATRYAGSFARCEHRNSLRDHLTEFYEAVIKRIEELNAKEERIQKKVAVYKRYLKDLDSSREEARF; encoded by the coding sequence ATGTTTTTTCGCCGCATTTATCAATTTCATGAACGAATCAAGTCAAATTGGCTGTGGTTGGTTTTGACTTCTTACCTGATTACTGCTTTTTTGACGCTTGGTCTCCACGCTTGGCGACCGGGGGAGGTGGGAGTGCTTTTAGATGGGTTTTTGACGGCTCTGGCTGGCATTTTAACCACAATTGTAGTGACTACTTTCTCGTTTGTATTTGTGGCACTGCAATTGGCTTCGGTTCAGTTTTCACCGCGTATCATACGGTCTTTTTTTGAATATGATCAATTCAGCCGCTTTTTTCTGTGGTCATTTCTGGCGTGTGTAGCGTACTTGATGGGTTTACAATATTTTGGGTGGTCAGATGCGGCCTTGATTTATCCCAAATTCGGGATTGTAGGTAGCTTTTACCTGATTATAATGGTGTTCCCGTTATTCATTCACCATATTATTGGCAACATCAACGCATCCAGTATTACGCATAACATTGCCCTTCGAACCGTTCGAGAAATCGACGAATTGTACGATGCACTGCCGCCCCTGCCTGAAACAGAAACGGTGATTCGGATTAGGTCACCCATCAGCGGGTACTTGGATTCTTTGCGGTATCAAAAGTTAGCCCAAATTTTTCCCGATGACCGTCATATCAAAATGGAGGTGCGTCCGCATATTGGCAGTTTTGTGATTCAGGGAGGAATTTTAGCCGAAATAAAGTGCCCTTCTGAGAAAAAAAACCTTTTTAAGGACTTAGAAGAAGAAATGGCGGCTTGTTTTGTGGTAGATAAATTTCGCAGTTATAAACAAGATATTCCCTTCGGAATCAGGCAATTGGTCGATATAGCCATTAAAGCCATCTCACCAGCCGTCAATGACCCAACTACTGCCCTAAACTGCCTTGATTATCTAGGAACAATCATCGAAAAAGCGGCGTTGAGCGAAACGGTCTCGAAAGAAGCAAAACTGTTGGCCGAAAAGAATATTTTTATTCGGGAATTTAATTTCGAACAACTCGTGGATTTGGCCTTCGATCAAATTTATTTTTGGGGAAGAGAGGATTACATCGTTGTAAGGCACATTATCAAGACCATTACCAATTTGGTGCCCTTTATGCCTACCTCTGATAGGCTTTTGGTAATAGCCCATCAAGTTGATGATTTGGAGCTACAGTACCTTCATACCATAACCACAGATTCAGCAACAAGGTACGCGGGCTCCTTTGCCAGATGCGAACACCGAAACAGTCTTCGGGATCATTTGACGGAATTTTATGAGGCCGTCATTAAACGAATCGAGGAGCTGAATGCCAAAGAAGAAAGGATTCAAAAGAAAGTGGCGGTATATAAGCGCTATCTGAAAGACTTAGATTCGAGTCGGGAAGAAGCGCGGTTTTGA
- a CDS encoding DMT family transporter, translated as MSKTYYWLGAAMVFVAAFCFALKGIFIKLAYRYEIDTISLLTLRMGLSFPIYAFFAFRLTAQETNIRFTLKDWLWVAGLGITGYYFSSYFNFLAFNYISAGLERILLFTYPTFVLVINAIFRKKRVTKLQMVALGLTYFGILLAFLQNIEPGQQKNLILGAFWVTLSGLVYAFYLVGGDKIIPKVGSQKFTSYAMIAATIPTILHCYAVNGLDIWHYPPQVYWIGITMAIVVTVLPTFALAEGIKRVGAGNASIIASIGPIFTIFLATTILDEQITALQIFGTLLVLVGVFLISWKGKK; from the coding sequence ATGTCTAAAACATACTATTGGTTGGGGGCCGCAATGGTTTTTGTAGCGGCTTTTTGCTTTGCACTCAAAGGAATATTTATCAAATTGGCGTATCGTTATGAGATAGATACCATTTCACTTTTGACACTCAGGATGGGGCTTTCGTTCCCTATTTATGCGTTTTTTGCCTTTCGCCTTACCGCCCAAGAAACCAATATTCGGTTTACCCTAAAAGATTGGTTGTGGGTGGCAGGTTTAGGAATTACGGGGTATTATTTTTCAAGTTATTTTAATTTTTTGGCGTTTAATTACATCAGTGCGGGGTTAGAACGAATCCTCTTGTTTACGTATCCTACGTTTGTATTGGTTATTAACGCCATTTTTAGAAAAAAACGTGTAACCAAATTGCAAATGGTGGCCTTGGGCTTAACCTACTTTGGGATTTTGTTGGCATTCCTGCAAAACATTGAGCCAGGGCAGCAGAAAAACCTCATTTTAGGTGCTTTTTGGGTTACGTTGAGCGGGTTGGTATACGCCTTTTATTTGGTGGGGGGCGATAAAATTATTCCAAAAGTAGGCTCACAGAAATTTACGAGCTACGCCATGATTGCCGCCACCATTCCTACCATTTTACATTGTTATGCTGTCAACGGCCTCGATATTTGGCACTATCCGCCGCAGGTCTATTGGATTGGAATCACGATGGCCATCGTGGTTACGGTACTGCCCACGTTTGCGTTGGCGGAGGGAATCAAGCGGGTAGGGGCAGGAAATGCGTCTATTATTGCCAGCATTGGCCCCATTTTTACAATTTTTCTGGCTACCACTATTTTAGATGAACAAATTACAGCCCTTCAGATTTTCGGAACATTGCTGGTGCTTGTGGGGGTATTTCTGATAAGTTGGAAAGGTAAAAAGTGA
- a CDS encoding thiolase family protein, producing the protein MQSVYIVSAVRTPIGSFGGTLSSLSATNLGAAAIRGALSSLSLDPQLVEAVYMGNVVSANLGQAPARQAAILGGLSKYATCTTVNKVCASGMKSVMMGAQDIFLGQADVVVAGGMESMSNAPFYLDKARFGGYGYGNGTFIDGLAKDGLVDAYGGMAMGVCADATAVKYGFTREEQDAFSIASYQRSAEAWQAGYFDKEVISVEVPQRKGDAIVVEQDEEYKNVKFDKIPTLRPAFNKDGTVTAANSSTINDGAAALVLMSERKVKELGITPLARIVSFADAEHEPEWFTTAPTVAAPKALKRAGLTTDQIDYFEVNEAFAVVTMAFMKEMGIAHEKTNVFGGAVSLGHPLGCSGARIVVTLQNVLNQKGGKYGLAAICNGGGGASAIIIEKLN; encoded by the coding sequence ATGCAATCCGTCTACATTGTTTCGGCCGTTAGAACACCTATTGGTAGCTTCGGTGGCACATTATCAAGTCTTTCAGCTACGAATTTAGGCGCGGCAGCCATTCGCGGCGCGCTGTCTTCGCTTTCCCTCGACCCACAACTGGTAGAAGCCGTTTACATGGGCAACGTGGTATCCGCCAATCTTGGGCAGGCTCCCGCGCGTCAAGCGGCTATTTTAGGAGGCCTCAGCAAATACGCTACCTGCACAACCGTGAATAAAGTATGCGCTTCTGGCATGAAGTCCGTGATGATGGGCGCACAGGATATTTTCCTAGGTCAAGCCGACGTGGTGGTTGCAGGTGGTATGGAAAGCATGTCAAACGCTCCTTTTTATCTCGACAAAGCCCGTTTTGGCGGCTATGGCTACGGCAACGGCACTTTTATTGATGGACTGGCCAAGGATGGTTTGGTTGATGCTTACGGCGGCATGGCCATGGGTGTATGCGCCGACGCTACCGCCGTCAAATACGGTTTCACGCGAGAGGAGCAGGATGCCTTTAGCATCGCTTCCTATCAACGCAGCGCTGAAGCATGGCAGGCGGGCTACTTTGATAAAGAAGTGATTTCGGTCGAAGTCCCTCAGCGCAAAGGGGATGCCATCGTTGTGGAACAAGATGAAGAATACAAAAACGTTAAATTCGATAAAATTCCGACGCTACGGCCCGCTTTCAATAAAGACGGCACCGTAACGGCGGCGAATTCTTCCACCATCAACGACGGTGCGGCTGCCCTGGTCTTGATGAGCGAGCGAAAAGTAAAAGAATTGGGCATTACTCCTTTGGCCCGCATTGTTTCCTTTGCCGATGCCGAGCATGAGCCAGAATGGTTTACAACTGCTCCCACGGTGGCGGCTCCCAAAGCCCTCAAAAGAGCGGGCCTTACTACCGATCAAATTGATTATTTTGAAGTAAATGAGGCATTTGCGGTAGTGACAATGGCATTTATGAAAGAAATGGGCATCGCGCATGAAAAAACCAACGTGTTTGGTGGCGCAGTATCGTTAGGCCATCCCCTAGGGTGCTCGGGAGCGCGTATTGTGGTCACCCTGCAAAATGTATTGAATCAAAAAGGCGGCAAATACGGCCTTGCCGCTATTTGTAACGGCGGCGGCGGCGCATCTGCGATTATTATTGAAAAATTGAATTAA
- a CDS encoding pseudouridine synthase, whose translation MLSQFSREGDKATLADLPFDFSKDVYPVGRLDADSEGLLLLTNDTFLNNRLLNPKFKHQRTYFVQVDGQITDTALGELQKGVKISIDGNPHQTLPAKVELLVNEPPLPPRTPPIRVRQSIPTSWIALTLHEGKNRQVRRMTAAVGFPTLRLVRWAIEDIKLGTIQPAEVVEVEKEWLFKKLKINK comes from the coding sequence ATGCTTTCCCAGTTTTCGCGAGAAGGCGACAAAGCTACATTGGCGGATCTTCCCTTTGATTTTTCCAAAGATGTGTACCCCGTCGGTCGGCTAGATGCCGATAGTGAAGGTCTGCTTCTATTAACAAACGATACTTTTCTCAACAACCGTTTGCTAAATCCAAAATTCAAACATCAGCGTACCTATTTTGTGCAGGTAGACGGACAAATTACAGACACCGCCCTTGGGGAGCTTCAAAAAGGGGTAAAAATTTCGATAGACGGCAATCCGCACCAAACGCTTCCCGCAAAGGTTGAATTATTGGTCAACGAACCGCCCCTACCGCCGCGCACTCCACCGATTAGAGTCCGCCAAAGCATTCCGACAAGTTGGATAGCACTTACGCTTCATGAAGGAAAAAACCGCCAAGTTAGGCGGATGACCGCAGCCGTGGGGTTTCCTACGCTACGCCTAGTCCGTTGGGCCATTGAAGATATTAAGCTGGGCACAATACAGCCCGCCGAAGTAGTTGAAGTAGAGAAGGAATGGTTGTTTAAAAAGTTAAAAATCAACAAATAA